A region from the Arcobacter sp. F155 genome encodes:
- the dapF gene encoding diaminopimelate epimerase, which yields MTYTKYSASGNDFVIFHTFVEQDFSSKAVELCNRTEGIGADGLVALVPSNEADFKWLFYNSDGSEASMCGNATRAVAHYAYNNGLAPSSMKFLTQAGLIESIVESNIVQTQMTKPLVIKEPFEQEGFTWYLIDTGVPHLVALVDDLEKYDHDICAKMRYEYNANVNLVKVEDKKLYVRTYERGVEGETKACGTGMVACFLRCLDLNLVDEKALVYPISKEELTISKIDGKIYFKGAVKKVFTTTI from the coding sequence ATGACATATACAAAATACTCTGCAAGTGGAAATGACTTTGTAATCTTCCATACTTTTGTTGAGCAAGACTTTTCTTCTAAAGCAGTTGAGCTATGCAATAGAACAGAAGGTATTGGAGCAGATGGTTTAGTTGCACTTGTTCCAAGTAATGAAGCAGATTTTAAATGGCTATTTTATAATAGTGATGGAAGTGAAGCTTCTATGTGTGGAAATGCAACAAGAGCAGTTGCACACTATGCTTATAATAATGGTCTTGCGCCTTCTAGTATGAAGTTTTTAACACAAGCTGGACTTATAGAATCAATTGTAGAAAGCAATATTGTACAAACTCAAATGACCAAACCTTTAGTTATTAAAGAGCCTTTTGAACAAGAAGGTTTTACTTGGTACTTAATAGATACAGGAGTTCCCCACTTAGTTGCACTTGTAGATGATTTAGAGAAATATGACCATGATATTTGTGCAAAAATGAGATATGAATACAATGCAAATGTAAATCTTGTAAAAGTTGAAGATAAAAAACTTTATGTAAGAACATATGAAAGAGGTGTTGAAGGTGAGACAAAAGCTTGTGGAACAGGTATGGTTGCTTGTTTTTTAAGATGTCTTGATTTAAACCTTGTAGATGAAAAAGCATTAGTTTATCCAATCAGTAAAGAAGAACTAACTATCTCAAAAATAGATGGAAAAATCTATTTTAAAGGTGCTGTTAAAAAAGTCTTCACAACTACAATTTAA
- the coaE gene encoding dephospho-CoA kinase (Dephospho-CoA kinase (CoaE) performs the final step in coenzyme A biosynthesis.) gives MSNDLFKNAIALTGGISTGKSTVCNLFKLHGFLIIDADEIAHKLLDENSAKIAEMFGSQYVENGKVLRKELGKIIFTNEDNKLKLESLLHPLIKDEIVKRSRLFESQDKPYFIDIPLFFEKMHYPIPRSLVVYTPKDLQVQRLMKRDNISEEEALVKISNQWDIEKKKELAHMVIDNSKNLKNLQDEVERIIEEII, from the coding sequence ATGAGTAATGATTTATTTAAAAATGCAATCGCCCTTACTGGCGGAATATCTACAGGTAAAAGTACAGTTTGTAACCTTTTTAAACTTCATGGGTTTCTAATAATTGATGCAGATGAAATTGCACATAAACTACTTGATGAAAACTCTGCAAAAATTGCAGAAATGTTTGGTAGTCAATATGTTGAAAATGGAAAGGTTCTAAGAAAAGAGCTTGGAAAAATCATCTTTACAAATGAAGATAATAAACTAAAACTAGAGAGTTTACTTCATCCACTAATAAAAGATGAGATAGTAAAAAGGTCAAGACTATTTGAAAGTCAAGATAAACCTTATTTTATAGATATTCCACTATTTTTTGAAAAAATGCACTACCCTATTCCTAGGTCTTTAGTTGTTTATACACCAAAAGATTTACAAGTTCAAAGACTAATGAAAAGAGACAATATTAGTGAAGAAGAAGCACTAGTAAAAATCTCAAATCAATGGGATATAGAGAAGAAAAAAGAGTTAGCCCATATGGTAATTGATAACTCTAAAAATCTAAAAAACTTACAAGATGAAGTTGAAAGAATTATTGAGGAAATAATATGA